From Marivirga harenae, one genomic window encodes:
- a CDS encoding NUDIX hydrolase, translated as MQDLLLMQILKQYNPNTEEERDYKYKMLQLFESKKEVAFTRQNIQAHFTASAWIIDSISRNILLLHHKKLNKWLQPGGHADGEIDLEQVSRKEAFEETGLKNLALAKHGIFDIDIHEIPEFKGVPQHYHYDVRFAYFCNHEEKTKINSESNSFQWIEIGKVKDLTNEPSIIRMVNKTRTLLNEL; from the coding sequence ATGCAAGATCTATTATTGATGCAGATATTAAAACAATACAATCCAAATACAGAAGAGGAAAGAGATTACAAATATAAAATGCTACAGCTTTTTGAATCTAAAAAAGAAGTCGCATTTACCCGACAAAACATTCAGGCCCATTTCACAGCATCCGCTTGGATAATTGATTCCATATCACGTAACATACTTTTACTTCACCATAAGAAACTAAACAAATGGCTCCAACCAGGAGGTCATGCAGACGGTGAAATCGATTTGGAGCAAGTATCGAGAAAGGAGGCATTTGAAGAAACTGGTTTAAAGAATCTTGCCTTAGCAAAGCACGGCATTTTCGATATCGATATACATGAAATTCCAGAATTTAAAGGAGTTCCACAACATTACCACTATGATGTTAGATTTGCCTATTTTTGCAACCATGAAGAAAAAACTAAAATAAATTCTGAAAGTAACAGCTTTCAATGGATTGAAATAGGTAAAGTTAAAGATTTAACGAATGAACCATCAATTATAAGGATGGTCAACAAAACTAGAACTCTATTAAATGAATTATAA
- the lpxD gene encoding UDP-3-O-(3-hydroxymyristoyl)glucosamine N-acyltransferase, giving the protein MEFSVNQIAQIIGGKVEGDGERMVDNLGKIEEGKAKTISFLSNDKYENYIYESDAAAIIVKNKFNPKKTIKPALIRVDDPYSAFTQLLEEYNKIMTYAKSGVEEPSFMGENSVVGEGHYRGAFSYIGHNVKIGKNVKIYPQAHIGDNVVIGDNTVIFQGVKIYPDSKIGSNCNIQAGSVIGSDGFGFAPQEDGTYKTIPQLGNVVLEDNVSIGANTTIDCATLGSTIIRKGAKIDNLVQIAHNVEIGENTVIASQAGISGSTKIGKNCVLAGQVGIVGHIDVADYTTISAKSGVSKSVRQSNTVISGTVGFEHKQYLKAATLFKRLPELHLQVQQLEKIVLNLPTEKKS; this is encoded by the coding sequence ATGGAATTTAGCGTAAATCAAATAGCTCAAATTATTGGAGGAAAAGTAGAGGGAGATGGTGAGAGAATGGTGGATAATTTGGGTAAAATAGAAGAAGGCAAGGCAAAAACAATCAGCTTTTTATCTAATGATAAATATGAGAATTATATCTATGAATCTGATGCAGCTGCTATTATTGTTAAAAACAAATTCAATCCGAAAAAAACTATCAAGCCAGCCTTAATAAGAGTGGATGACCCATATTCGGCCTTTACCCAACTTTTGGAAGAGTATAACAAAATAATGACTTATGCAAAATCAGGTGTAGAAGAACCTTCTTTTATGGGGGAAAATAGTGTTGTTGGGGAAGGCCATTACAGAGGTGCCTTTTCTTATATAGGACACAATGTTAAAATTGGGAAAAATGTAAAAATTTATCCTCAGGCTCATATCGGTGACAATGTTGTGATTGGTGATAACACAGTGATTTTCCAAGGGGTAAAAATTTATCCTGATTCTAAAATTGGTAGTAATTGTAATATTCAAGCGGGTTCAGTTATAGGGAGTGACGGCTTTGGTTTTGCGCCTCAAGAAGACGGAACATACAAAACGATCCCTCAACTTGGTAATGTCGTTTTGGAAGACAATGTGAGCATAGGAGCCAACACCACCATTGATTGCGCTACTTTAGGGTCTACCATTATCAGAAAAGGGGCGAAAATTGATAATCTTGTTCAAATAGCTCATAATGTTGAAATAGGAGAGAATACGGTAATTGCCTCCCAAGCGGGTATCTCGGGATCAACAAAAATTGGTAAAAACTGCGTTCTAGCTGGTCAAGTTGGGATTGTGGGTCATATAGATGTAGCCGATTACACCACAATAAGTGCAAAATCAGGCGTGTCAAAATCAGTAAGACAGTCAAACACCGTAATCTCAGGAACTGTTGGTTTTGAACACAAGCAATATTTAAAAGCAGCAACCTTATTTAAAAGATTACCGGAATTACACCTACAAGTTCAGCAATTGGAAAAAATAGTTTTAAATTTGCCGACTGAAAAAAAGAGCTAA
- a CDS encoding tetratricopeptide repeat protein — translation MFKFNTIVLIITSIILFSCSPSEEELIAESRKNMQSENYKEAISYLNRVISKNNDNAEAYNIRGVAHLQLLDYSKAIEDFSRSLEIDSLNYKPYYNRGNVHLESKNYENALLDYNKAISLRANNADLYINRATALFELKQYDAALEDYRFAIKLSPNNHIPYLNSAKTLLQFGSFNKADSLLNLSIKIAPNNGENYYWSGFIKINTDRKEEGCEDLIKAKNRGFQDAAEAIEKFCDE, via the coding sequence ATGTTCAAATTTAACACCATCGTACTGATAATTACTTCAATAATTCTATTCTCATGTAGTCCATCAGAAGAAGAACTAATTGCGGAAAGCAGAAAAAATATGCAATCCGAAAACTACAAAGAAGCAATTAGCTACTTAAACAGAGTCATTTCTAAAAATAATGATAATGCCGAAGCCTATAATATTAGAGGCGTTGCACACTTACAATTATTAGATTATTCAAAGGCGATAGAAGATTTTTCACGATCTTTAGAAATTGATTCTTTGAATTATAAGCCGTATTATAACAGGGGAAATGTGCATTTAGAAAGTAAAAATTACGAAAATGCCTTATTAGATTACAACAAAGCTATCAGTTTACGTGCCAATAATGCTGATCTATACATAAATAGAGCTACTGCACTATTTGAACTAAAACAATATGATGCTGCTTTGGAAGATTATAGATTTGCTATAAAGCTTTCTCCAAATAATCATATACCATACCTTAATAGCGCAAAAACTCTATTACAATTTGGTTCCTTTAATAAGGCTGATAGTCTTTTGAATTTGAGTATTAAAATAGCACCTAACAATGGTGAAAACTACTACTGGAGTGGTTTCATAAAGATTAATACCGATCGAAAAGAAGAAGGTTGTGAAGACCTAATAAAAGCAAAAAACAGAGGCTTTCAAGACGCAGCAGAAGCAATTGAAAAATTTTGTGATGAATAG
- a CDS encoding L-threonylcarbamoyladenylate synthase: MAEINSDIIRAKVFLDANKLIGLPTETVYGLAGNGLKAEVVSQIFEVKNRPHFDPLILHTDSIETVKKYVKGVPDNAYKLMNAFWPGPLTILLERNHLIPDLTCSGLDRVAFRIPNHPKTLNLLKLLDYPLAAPSANPFGYISPTTSEHVQKQLGDKIPYILEGELSEVGIESTIVGFEKGKTIIYRLGGLEVDEIKKVVGEVTILPHSSSKPDAPGMLKSHYAPRKDIILGDIKSLIKKYSKLRIGTLSFSNFYEGVDMSLSLSATGNMHEAAKNLFSHLRKLDESNVDLIITEKVPQTGLGKAINDRLQRAAVKI; encoded by the coding sequence ATGGCAGAAATCAATAGCGATATTATCAGGGCAAAAGTCTTTCTCGATGCCAATAAGCTCATTGGCTTACCTACTGAAACGGTATACGGTTTGGCAGGCAATGGTTTGAAGGCAGAAGTCGTTAGCCAAATTTTCGAGGTTAAGAACCGCCCGCATTTTGATCCGCTTATTCTTCATACCGACAGCATTGAAACCGTAAAAAAATATGTTAAAGGCGTTCCTGACAATGCCTATAAATTGATGAATGCATTTTGGCCTGGACCATTAACAATATTGCTGGAAAGAAACCATCTGATTCCAGATTTAACATGTTCTGGTTTAGATAGAGTAGCATTTAGAATTCCTAATCATCCCAAAACGTTAAATCTTCTTAAATTATTGGACTACCCTTTAGCAGCTCCTAGTGCCAATCCTTTTGGCTACATAAGTCCAACTACATCAGAGCATGTACAAAAACAACTCGGGGATAAAATACCCTATATCTTAGAAGGCGAACTCAGTGAAGTAGGAATAGAATCAACAATCGTGGGGTTTGAAAAAGGAAAAACAATTATTTATCGATTGGGTGGTTTGGAAGTGGACGAAATTAAAAAGGTCGTTGGTGAGGTAACAATACTTCCACATTCAAGTTCCAAACCAGATGCACCCGGCATGCTTAAAAGCCATTACGCACCAAGAAAGGATATTATTCTGGGTGACATCAAATCATTAATTAAAAAGTATTCTAAACTGAGAATCGGAACTCTCTCATTTAGCAATTTTTATGAAGGAGTTGATATGTCATTATCGTTATCAGCCACTGGCAACATGCATGAAGCCGCTAAAAACTTATTTTCCCATCTTCGTAAATTAGATGAGAGTAATGTAGATTTGATAATTACTGAAAAAGTACCCCAGACTGGCCTTGGAAAAGCCATAAATGATAGACTGCAAAGAGCAGCTGTAAAAATATAA
- a CDS encoding phosphoglycerate kinase translates to MKTVNDFSFENKTALIRVDLNVPLNKDFQVTDDTRIKATIPTIKKVLGDGGKAVLMSHLGRPKNGPENKFSLQHIVSDLEKAYGATVHFSEETIGDKAESAVDSLQNGEVLLLENVRFHEGETKGDEAFAKSLSKLGDVYVNDAFGTAHRAHASTTVVAKFFEDKMAGFVMAAEIENADKVLEKADKPYTAIMGGAKISDKILIIEKLLSKVDNLIIGGGMSYTFFKAMGGKIGNSLVEEDKLDLAKELIQKAKEQGVELKLPIDSIVADNFANDANTKVAQNHAIEDGWMGLDIGPEATAIFQKTVEESKTILWNGPMGVFEMENFAKGTKSIAESVVKATENGAFSLIGGGDSAAAVNSLGYGDKVSYVSTGGGALLEYMEGKELPGVAALKA, encoded by the coding sequence ATGAAAACCGTAAATGATTTTTCGTTCGAAAACAAAACCGCACTAATAAGAGTCGATTTAAATGTCCCATTAAATAAAGATTTTCAGGTAACTGATGACACAAGAATAAAAGCTACTATCCCAACCATCAAAAAAGTATTAGGAGATGGAGGGAAGGCTGTTCTAATGTCTCATTTAGGCAGGCCAAAAAATGGTCCCGAAAACAAATTCTCTTTACAACATATTGTTAGCGACTTGGAAAAAGCTTATGGTGCCACAGTTCACTTTAGCGAGGAGACAATTGGTGATAAGGCCGAGTCAGCTGTCGATAGTTTGCAAAACGGAGAGGTTTTACTTTTGGAAAATGTTCGTTTTCATGAGGGTGAGACAAAAGGCGATGAAGCTTTTGCAAAATCACTTTCAAAGCTAGGTGATGTATACGTGAACGATGCATTTGGCACTGCACACCGTGCACATGCATCCACTACTGTGGTAGCAAAGTTCTTTGAAGATAAAATGGCAGGTTTTGTTATGGCAGCTGAAATCGAAAATGCTGATAAGGTTTTAGAAAAAGCAGACAAGCCTTATACCGCTATCATGGGAGGAGCTAAAATTTCCGATAAAATCCTCATCATTGAAAAATTGTTAAGCAAAGTTGACAACCTGATTATTGGTGGTGGCATGTCTTATACATTCTTTAAAGCGATGGGAGGTAAAATCGGTAATTCCCTAGTTGAAGAAGATAAATTAGATCTGGCAAAAGAACTCATACAAAAAGCTAAGGAACAAGGAGTAGAATTAAAACTGCCAATTGATTCCATAGTAGCAGACAATTTCGCTAATGATGCCAATACTAAAGTAGCTCAGAACCACGCCATAGAAGATGGATGGATGGGCTTGGATATTGGACCTGAAGCAACCGCTATATTCCAAAAAACAGTAGAAGAATCAAAAACTATCCTTTGGAACGGCCCTATGGGCGTTTTCGAAATGGAGAATTTTGCAAAAGGAACGAAATCGATAGCTGAATCTGTAGTAAAAGCTACCGAAAACGGGGCATTCTCACTAATTGGCGGAGGAGATTCTGCCGCTGCAGTTAATAGCTTAGGCTATGGCGATAAAGTCAGTTACGTATCAACTGGTGGTGGCGCTTTACTTGAATATATGGAAGGCAAGGAATTACCTGGGGTAGCGGCTTTGAAAGCTTAA
- a CDS encoding HD domain-containing protein, whose product MKKLKKVNDPIYGFITIKSELLFSIFNHSYFQRLRRIRQLGLSELVYPGATHTRFHHALGATHLMGLALDHLKEKEVAINDVEYESAQIAILLHDIGHGPFSHALEYSLIKGITHENISLQFMKMLNQEFEGRLDTAVAMFKNTYKRKFFHQLISSQLDVDRLDYLNRDSFYTGVSEGNISVDRIISHLNVIEDEIVVEEKAIYSIENFLNARRLMYWQVYLHKTALSAERMLVHLISRAKEVHSLDQISPALKYFLENDFSLEEFQDNPEIVHQFSKLDDSDIWHAIKIWENNTDKVLSSLSKRILQRDLFKIKLGNDPLKKADINILKGKITQEYKLLNREAAYFISHGEVTNSAYILGGKSIKIINKRGQLMDIAQAADLPNIKAMSKIVKKYYLCLPKNVSL is encoded by the coding sequence TTGAAGAAGTTAAAAAAGGTAAACGATCCGATTTATGGATTCATTACAATAAAAAGTGAATTACTTTTCAGTATTTTCAATCATTCGTATTTTCAACGTCTACGCAGAATTCGACAATTGGGTTTGAGTGAGCTTGTTTATCCTGGAGCAACGCATACCCGTTTTCACCACGCATTGGGCGCCACCCATTTGATGGGCTTAGCTTTGGACCATTTAAAGGAAAAAGAAGTGGCGATAAATGATGTGGAATATGAATCTGCACAAATTGCCATTTTACTGCACGACATAGGACATGGCCCTTTTTCACATGCTCTGGAATATAGCCTCATAAAAGGAATTACTCATGAGAATATTTCGCTGCAATTTATGAAAATGCTCAATCAAGAATTTGAAGGACGATTGGATACTGCAGTAGCCATGTTTAAGAATACATATAAAAGGAAATTCTTTCATCAGTTAATCTCTAGTCAGTTGGATGTTGACCGCTTGGATTATCTCAACCGAGATTCGTTTTATACGGGCGTTTCTGAAGGTAATATTAGCGTAGATAGAATCATCAGTCATCTAAATGTCATTGAAGACGAAATAGTGGTAGAAGAAAAAGCAATTTATAGTATTGAGAATTTTTTGAATGCCAGAAGATTGATGTATTGGCAAGTCTACCTTCACAAAACCGCTTTAAGCGCAGAACGAATGCTTGTTCATTTAATTAGCAGAGCAAAAGAAGTACATAGTTTAGACCAAATTTCTCCCGCTTTAAAGTATTTTTTAGAAAATGACTTCTCACTTGAGGAATTCCAAGATAACCCTGAAATTGTGCATCAATTTTCTAAACTTGATGATTCTGACATCTGGCATGCAATCAAAATTTGGGAAAATAATACGGATAAAGTATTAAGCAGCTTGAGTAAACGTATTTTACAAAGAGATCTATTTAAAATAAAATTAGGAAATGATCCACTAAAAAAAGCAGACATAAATATTTTAAAAGGAAAAATCACACAAGAATACAAGCTACTGAACCGAGAAGCTGCTTACTTTATTTCCCATGGAGAGGTAACAAATTCTGCATATATATTAGGTGGAAAAAGTATTAAAATCATAAATAAGAGGGGACAATTGATGGATATTGCCCAAGCTGCTGATCTACCGAATATCAAAGCTATGAGTAAAATAGTTAAAAAATATTACCTATGCCTGCCTAAAAACGTATCTTTGTAA
- a CDS encoding bifunctional UDP-3-O-[3-hydroxymyristoyl] N-acetylglucosamine deacetylase/3-hydroxyacyl-ACP dehydratase, translated as MYNKQHTIKKAVSVSGVGLHTGHKVTLTFKPAEIDSGIRFQRIDLPEKPVIEADADLVVDTSRGTTIAKGEAKVSTVEHVLSALVGLQIDNVLIEVDGPETPIMDGSAKLFYEALESVGLEEQNALRNFFEVPEGLFLTDEEKNVEMALLPVDDYRVTVMIDYNSKVLGSQHASLNNIADFKKEISTCRTFVFLHELQQLYNNNLIKGGDLNNAIVVVDKLVSDDELKELAEIFNKPNIEVKEEGILDNIELRFKNEPARHKLLDVVGDLALVGRPIKGQILAARPGHSTNVAFAQKIKKYIKKAEKSAPKYDPNAEPVMDIEGISSMLRHRYPFQLVDKIIHQDHKTVIGLKNITINENFFQGHFPGNPVMPGVLQIEAMAQTGGILVLSSVDEPSEYWTYFLGIDNCRFRKMVRPGDTIILKCELLAPIKRGIAKMQGYAYVGNSIVSEATLTARIVKKEEE; from the coding sequence ATGTATAATAAACAGCATACAATTAAAAAAGCGGTAAGCGTATCTGGTGTGGGTCTTCATACTGGTCATAAGGTTACCTTAACTTTCAAACCAGCTGAAATTGATTCGGGAATTAGATTTCAAAGAATTGATTTACCTGAAAAACCTGTTATTGAAGCTGATGCAGACTTAGTAGTAGATACCTCCAGAGGAACTACAATTGCAAAGGGAGAAGCAAAAGTATCAACTGTTGAACATGTCCTATCTGCTCTAGTAGGATTACAAATTGATAATGTCTTAATAGAAGTTGACGGTCCTGAAACTCCTATAATGGATGGCAGTGCAAAATTGTTTTATGAAGCATTGGAATCAGTGGGATTAGAAGAACAAAATGCGCTAAGGAATTTCTTTGAGGTACCTGAAGGTCTTTTTCTTACTGATGAAGAAAAAAATGTAGAAATGGCGTTATTACCTGTGGATGACTACAGGGTAACGGTAATGATTGACTACAACTCAAAAGTTTTGGGTAGTCAACATGCCTCATTAAACAATATAGCCGATTTTAAGAAAGAGATATCCACCTGCAGGACTTTTGTATTCTTACATGAACTACAACAGCTGTACAATAACAATCTAATTAAAGGAGGGGATTTAAATAATGCTATTGTAGTAGTAGACAAATTGGTTTCTGATGATGAACTAAAAGAATTAGCTGAGATCTTTAATAAACCCAATATTGAGGTTAAAGAAGAAGGGATTTTAGATAATATTGAGTTGAGATTTAAAAATGAACCTGCTCGGCATAAATTACTAGATGTGGTAGGCGATTTAGCGCTAGTGGGCAGACCGATCAAAGGTCAAATCTTAGCTGCAAGGCCCGGACATTCCACGAATGTCGCTTTTGCACAAAAGATTAAAAAATACATCAAAAAAGCAGAAAAATCGGCACCAAAATACGATCCCAATGCTGAACCTGTAATGGACATAGAAGGGATTTCGTCCATGTTACGACATCGATACCCCTTCCAATTAGTTGATAAAATCATACATCAAGACCACAAAACAGTTATTGGATTAAAGAATATAACTATTAACGAGAATTTCTTTCAAGGACATTTTCCTGGAAATCCGGTGATGCCTGGTGTTTTGCAAATTGAAGCAATGGCACAAACTGGAGGAATTTTAGTTTTAAGTTCTGTTGATGAACCGTCAGAATATTGGACCTATTTCCTTGGAATAGACAACTGTCGATTTAGGAAAATGGTTAGACCAGGTGATACAATTATCCTTAAATGTGAACTTTTAGCTCCTATCAAGAGAGGTATAGCCAAAATGCAAGGATATGCGTATGTAGGTAATAGCATTGTAAGTGAAGCTACACTTACCGCTCGGATTGTTAAAAAAGAAGAAGAATAA
- a CDS encoding LexA family transcriptional regulator, with protein MSLVNNNIKYLRKEKGWTQQDLADELGVKRPQIGSYEEGRADPRIQTLLKLSELFNVSVDDLLGKDLSSPMVVTKKPTKVLAITVDSQERENIELVPQKASAGYTNGYADPEYLQELPRFQLPNLPRNSSYRAFEISGDSMLPLEPGTIIIGEYVEGSESIRNGKTYVIVSEQEGVVYKRVFNYADEKGVLFMVSDNTVYSPYEIPVDSVMEIWEAKAFISTQFPDVKNGDKPPMSLRELTDIVLEIKEEVTKLKK; from the coding sequence ATGAGCTTGGTTAATAATAATATTAAATATCTCCGAAAGGAGAAGGGCTGGACACAGCAGGACTTGGCTGATGAACTGGGAGTGAAGCGTCCGCAGATTGGTTCCTACGAAGAGGGCAGGGCAGACCCTAGAATTCAGACCTTATTAAAATTATCTGAACTTTTTAATGTAAGTGTGGATGATTTACTGGGGAAAGACTTGTCCAGTCCGATGGTGGTCACTAAGAAACCAACCAAAGTGTTGGCTATTACGGTGGACAGTCAAGAACGTGAAAATATTGAATTGGTGCCCCAGAAGGCTTCTGCTGGATATACCAATGGCTATGCGGATCCGGAATATTTGCAAGAACTTCCTCGCTTCCAATTGCCAAATTTACCTCGCAACAGCTCCTACAGAGCTTTTGAAATCAGTGGCGATTCCATGCTCCCTTTAGAGCCGGGTACTATAATCATAGGCGAATATGTAGAGGGATCGGAGTCAATTCGAAATGGCAAAACCTATGTTATCGTAAGTGAGCAAGAAGGAGTGGTTTATAAAAGAGTCTTTAATTATGCCGATGAAAAGGGTGTGCTGTTTATGGTTTCTGATAATACGGTCTATTCTCCTTACGAAATTCCAGTAGATAGTGTAATGGAAATTTGGGAGGCTAAAGCATTTATTAGCACTCAGTTTCCTGATGTGAAAAATGGTGATAAGCCTCCGATGAGCTTGAGGGAGTTAACTGATATCGTCTTGGAAATTAAAGAGGAAGTTACGAAGTTGAAAAAATGA
- a CDS encoding ABC transporter ATP-binding protein, translated as MQLILEGLSKKYPKNRLFENINYEFDSNNVYAITGHNGSGKSTLLKIIAGTLAPSKGKVKYIDKDTLVEKEKTHELLGIAAPYLNLIEEFSLKEHLDFHSKFKKLRKDFNLEREIRAANLHKSTNKAIAEFSSGMQQRVKLILCCGFEAKLLLLDEPTSHLDENGIEWYKDLLDRTRKGRITLIASNDPKEYDVFTNKILNIESK; from the coding sequence ATGCAATTAATTCTTGAAGGGCTCTCCAAAAAGTATCCTAAAAATAGATTGTTCGAAAACATTAATTATGAATTTGATTCTAATAATGTATATGCAATAACAGGTCATAATGGAAGTGGAAAGTCCACTTTATTAAAAATCATTGCAGGTACTTTAGCTCCAAGTAAAGGAAAGGTCAAATATATTGACAAAGATACTCTTGTGGAGAAAGAGAAAACACATGAATTACTTGGAATCGCTGCACCCTATCTGAACCTGATCGAGGAATTCAGCTTGAAAGAACATTTAGATTTTCACTCTAAATTCAAAAAACTTCGAAAAGACTTTAATTTAGAGCGTGAAATTAGGGCAGCAAACCTACACAAAAGCACAAATAAAGCGATTGCAGAATTTTCATCTGGTATGCAACAGCGAGTGAAATTAATATTATGTTGTGGGTTTGAGGCAAAATTACTCCTTTTGGATGAACCTACTTCACACTTAGACGAAAACGGAATCGAATGGTACAAGGATCTATTGGACAGAACTCGGAAGGGAAGAATTACACTAATTGCATCGAATGACCCTAAAGAATATGATGTTTTTACGAATAAAATTCTTAATATTGAGAGCAAATAA
- the lpxA gene encoding acyl-ACP--UDP-N-acetylglucosamine O-acyltransferase: MDKSLNYIHPEAKIGKDVVIEPFTFIDKDVEIGDGTWIGPNVTINSGARIGKKCKIYSGATISAVPQDLKFTGEVTTTEIGDETVIREYVNISRGTNDRKVTKIGSKSLIMAYVHIAHDCIIGDNCILVNSVQVGGHVSIEDWAIIGGATAIHQFVKIGSHVMISGGSLVRKDVPPYVKAAREPLTYCGINSVGLRRRGFSNDRINDIQEIYRSLYLSGKNNAEALENIETLIRSSEERDNITAFVRKSERGIMKGYGN; this comes from the coding sequence ATGGATAAATCATTAAATTATATTCATCCTGAAGCTAAAATTGGGAAAGATGTTGTTATTGAGCCTTTTACTTTTATAGATAAGGACGTAGAAATTGGAGACGGTACTTGGATAGGACCTAATGTAACAATTAATTCTGGAGCGAGGATAGGGAAAAAGTGTAAAATATATTCAGGTGCCACTATTTCAGCCGTCCCCCAGGATTTAAAGTTCACGGGTGAAGTTACCACAACAGAGATTGGTGACGAAACGGTGATTAGAGAATATGTTAATATCAGTCGTGGAACCAATGATCGAAAAGTCACTAAAATAGGATCTAAATCGTTGATAATGGCATATGTCCATATCGCGCACGACTGCATCATCGGTGATAATTGTATTCTTGTAAATTCTGTTCAAGTAGGAGGACATGTATCAATAGAGGACTGGGCCATTATTGGGGGTGCTACAGCAATTCACCAATTCGTAAAAATAGGGAGTCATGTAATGATATCGGGAGGATCCTTGGTCAGAAAAGATGTTCCACCTTATGTGAAAGCTGCACGCGAGCCGCTTACTTATTGCGGGATAAATTCCGTGGGTCTGCGAAGAAGGGGGTTTAGCAATGACAGAATAAATGATATACAGGAGATTTATAGAAGCCTTTATTTGAGTGGAAAAAATAATGCAGAGGCACTTGAAAATATTGAAACTTTAATCAGAAGCAGTGAAGAACGAGATAATATCACTGCCTTTGTACGGAAATCGGAAAGAGGCATCATGAAGGGATACGGAAATTAA
- a CDS encoding saccharopine dehydrogenase family protein, with product MNYKILIYGANGYTGKLITQEAKNAGVYVELAGRNKKAIETLSLDTGLPYHICELNDKSKLEELLKEFHTVIHCAGPFSETAIPMVEACLKSKTNYLDITGEIWVFEDIMKYHKEAEQAGITLIPGVGFDVVPTDCLAGYLKEKMPTASSLELAFVGSKTGMSRGTAVTMAKNVSKGGFIRENGLIKNVPLAYEVKEFKFSHRYQTCMTIPWGDLMTSYHQTEIPTIKVFSGASPKIISKIRKFKTLKFLLGITWIQKIVRRKIENSVSGPNKEELEKGKTYIYGTVADKDGSSFSAELITPEAYFLTAKTALASALKLENTKLKGYLTPAQAFGNDFIMEFDNVERINRS from the coding sequence ATGAATTATAAGATACTAATTTATGGTGCCAACGGATATACAGGGAAATTAATTACCCAGGAAGCTAAAAATGCTGGGGTTTATGTTGAGTTGGCTGGAAGAAATAAAAAAGCGATTGAAACACTTTCACTGGATACTGGATTGCCTTATCATATTTGCGAATTAAATGATAAAAGCAAGCTAGAAGAATTGCTAAAAGAATTCCATACAGTGATTCATTGTGCAGGCCCTTTTTCTGAAACTGCAATACCAATGGTTGAAGCTTGTCTAAAATCCAAAACAAACTACCTTGATATTACTGGGGAAATTTGGGTTTTCGAAGATATCATGAAGTATCATAAGGAGGCAGAACAAGCTGGCATTACGCTTATTCCAGGAGTAGGATTTGATGTAGTCCCAACCGACTGTTTGGCCGGCTATCTTAAAGAAAAGATGCCCACAGCTAGCTCGCTTGAACTGGCATTTGTGGGTTCAAAAACAGGAATGTCAAGAGGAACTGCTGTCACAATGGCAAAGAACGTATCTAAAGGGGGCTTCATTCGCGAGAACGGCTTAATAAAAAACGTCCCTCTTGCCTATGAAGTTAAAGAATTTAAATTCTCACACAGATATCAAACTTGCATGACTATCCCTTGGGGTGACCTCATGACTAGTTATCATCAGACTGAAATCCCAACTATTAAAGTCTTTAGTGGGGCAAGTCCTAAAATAATTAGTAAAATCAGAAAGTTTAAAACCTTAAAGTTTCTTTTAGGTATTACTTGGATACAAAAGATTGTTCGAAGAAAAATTGAAAATTCAGTTTCAGGACCTAACAAGGAAGAATTAGAAAAAGGAAAAACCTATATTTATGGAACAGTAGCAGATAAAGACGGAAGTAGCTTTTCAGCAGAATTAATTACTCCAGAGGCTTATTTTTTAACAGCCAAAACAGCGTTAGCTTCTGCATTAAAATTAGAGAACACCAAACTAAAAGGCTATTTGACTCCAGCTCAGGCATTTGGTAATGATTTTATAATGGAATTCGACAATGTGGAAAGAATTAATAGGTCATAA